A genomic window from Engraulis encrasicolus isolate BLACKSEA-1 chromosome 14, IST_EnEncr_1.0, whole genome shotgun sequence includes:
- the brpf3a gene encoding bromodomain and PHD finger-containing protein 3 — translation MRKRGGGVFRGRGRGRGRGGHRGGGHRGGASSPCRLDGSLSRETLTYAQAQRMVEVELDGHLQRIDIADRLPLLTDQQLAQDDDITECNSNKENSEQSPPLPHTHTNTHTHTRGGRGGARAGRKATGGRRKDGKHTTSPLKHTHTSGRDISTHTHTHTPLPRPTFRTLEGFEASEAPPRPTGYYRYIEGGCDGDGDGDGDGEGSGARAEYDMDEEDAAWLSIVNSKRVSDGIASVTPDTFELLMDRLEAESVLEQRSQWQNGAGGPGGGANAQADDEDAYCSVCLDDECVNSNAILFCEVCNLAVHQECYGVPYIPEGPWLCRRCLVSPQRPVDCLLCPNRGGALKQTSDGRWAHVICAIWIPEMCFANTVLLEPVEGVANIPSARWKLTCYLCKQKGRGASIQCHRPHCYRAFHVTCAQGAGLHMKIEPIRENPNGTFTVRKTAFCDTHSPPPGEDEEEEGEGGRMGGLSGSRGHRGQRAYTLAPPPPPPQSQRGGNKGQRGQKGRRGNQGGRRSNIPVLLVPQIPSYRLNKICTGVAVQRKNQFMQRLHNYWLLKRHSRNGTPLIRRLHAHVTNQRTTEQREPDAKVLAVREELKYWQKLRQDLEKARLLVELIRKRERLKREQMKVQQAALELQLTPGLVLMRSTLDRLQEKDTTGIFTSPISLKEVPDYLEVVSSPMDFSTMRERAESQAYGGGAEGVAKMEEDFSLMVNNCLRYNHSHTLFHRAALQLREVGGAILRQAHRQAVAIGIDPETGMHLPEAPPTNAHTHTCWEEVDALLQPGNRSHLTPDQQLRALLEQLDAVVSMRSSGGRTKRLRLLRREVNSLRHRISTQRTHTHTTDTHTSTHTDTHTDTLTNTHDTAAQIRKEEEKEKEKEEKRRKGNKKNKKKEEEYPSITSHTPDSKAKTPPTTPSCPASSPLPGDAPPLALPLGPESTGTRTPGRSRGRGRGRRPLDSRGRGVGLTAEESQSEPEVGGLTNLSQKENGLPPSPSPSPPSPPVVTVIGVGRRTSVLFKKAKNGVRGKKVEPVVNGGVAEKSDSPPTTPPQPDRTERAPSEPSSKTGPSSKKEPSSKTGPSSKKEPSSKTGPSSKMEPSSKTELSSKKEPSSKTRPSAKKEPSSKTEPSSKKEPSSKTGPSSKKEPSSKTGPSSKKEPSSKTELSSKKEPSSKTGPSSKKEPSSKTELSSKTEPSSKTEPSSKTEPSSKTEPSSNTAPPVKTEPPVKKEPAVSAPSPAPNPAHSLYPTSPHHLRSRGPSNLFFCDILNMHSHTHKHTYNKDTHKPKQTSDTHTHASEKHTSSSDTHTANSDKQTVSKSDKHTEKSDKNTPVSEKHAAKSEKHPVKSEKHPAKSEKHTATSEKHTAKSEKHTATSDKHTGKSDKHTGTSDKITPVSEKDTSKSEKHTAKLEKHTPTSDKHTGTSDKNRPGSEKHTGTSDTLKTPSDKHAPAKHSGLTNGCKRHRDDSPDSGTDTHHEEHSCPPPKRSKVRPQEPIVIPKTPTVQLENGDSGTGESLQEGPEEEWEELVPLDLVWAKCRGYPSYPAMMVDPEMPVEGVYHNGVPIPVPPREVLTLGRRRQEEAEDKLFLVLFFDTKRTWQWLPRDKLQHLGADDQLDQQLLVEGKKPNVRKSVQTAYARAITHLQHVRGEAEDLI, via the exons ATGCGTAAGAGGGGGGGTGGCGTGTTCAGGGGTCGGGGCCgcgggcgggggagggggggtcatCGCGGCGGGGGACATCGCGGCGGGGCCTCGTCTCCGTGCCGACTGGACGGCTCGTTGTCGCGGGAGACGCTGACGTACGCGCAGGCGCAGCGCatggtggaggtggagctggACGGCCACCTGCAGCGCATCGACATCGCCGACCGCCTCCCGCTGCTCACCGACCAGCAGCTGGCGCAGGATGATGACATCACCGAGTGCAACAGCAACAAGGAGAACAGCGAGCAGTCCCCTCcgctgccgcacacacacaccaacacacacacacacacgaggggggGCCGAGGAGGGGCGCGCGCGGGACGCAAGGCCACGGGCGGACGCCGCAAGGACGGCAAACACACCACCTcaccactcaagcacacacacaccagtggcagagacatctccacacacacgcacacacacacgcccctgccGCGGCCCACCTTCCGCACGCTGGAGGGGTTCGAGGCGAGCGAGGCTCCCCCCCGGCCCACGGGCTACTACCGCTACATAGAGGGAGGGTGTGACGGCGATGGCGACGGTGACGGGGACGGCGAGGGATCGGGTGCGCGTGCGGAGTACGACATGGATGAAGAGGACGCGGCCTGGCTCAGCATCGTCAACAGCAAACGCGTCTCGGACGGCATCGCCTCGGTAACACCCGATACCTTCGAGCTGCTCATGGACCGGCTGGAGGCGGAGTCGGTGCTGGAGCAACGCAGCCAATGGCAGAACGGCGCAGGAGGGCCGGGGGGAGGGGCCAACGCGCAGGCGGACGACGAGGACGCCTACTGCAGCGTGTGTCTGGACGACGAGTGTGTCAACTCCAACGCCATACTCTTCTGCGAG GTGTGTAACCTAGCGGTGCATCAGGAGTGTTACGGCGTGCCCTACATCCCAGAGGGGCCCTGGTTGTGTCGTCGCTGCCTGGTGTCACCACAGCGCCCTGTCGACTGCCTGCTGTGCCCGAATCGCGGCGGTGCCCTCAAGCAGACGAGCGACGGGCGCTGGGCCCACGTGATCTGTGCCATCTGGATCCCGGAGATGTGCTTCGCCAATACCGTGCTGCTGGAGCCCGTAGAGGGTGTGGCCAACATCCCGTCCGCCCGCTGGAAACTCACCTGCTACCTGTGCAAGCAGAAGGGAAGAGGAGCCTCCATACAG TGCCACCGGCCACATTGCTACAGGGCGTTCCACGTGACGTGCGCCCAGGGGGCCGGGCTCCATATGAAGATCGAACCAATCAGGGAGAACCCCAACGGAACCTTCACCGTGCGGAAGACGGCGTTCTGCGACACCCACTCCCCTCCGCCgggcgaggatgaggaggaagagggagaggggggccgCATGGGGGGGCTCAGCGGCAGCCGGGGTCACAGAGGCCAAAGGGCGTACACGCTGGCgccgcccccaccccctccccagaGCCAGCGTGGGGGCAACAAGGGGCAGAGAGGGCAGAAGGGTCGTCGAGGAAACCAGGGGGGCAGGAGGAGTAACATACCAGTGCTGTTGGTACCACAAATACCCTcttacag GTTGAATAAGATCTGCACTGGTGTGGCTGTTCAGAGGAAGAATCAGTTCATGCAGCGTCTTCACAACTATTGGCTGTTGAAGCGCCACTCTCGCAACGGCACGCCGCTGATTCGCCGCCTGCACGCACACGTGACCAATCAGAGGACCACCGAGCAG aGGGAGCCAGATGCTAAGGTGCTTGCGGTTCGAGAGGAGCTTAAGTATTGGCAGAAGCTACGACAAGACCTGGAGAAAGCCAGACTACTGGTGGAACtgatcagaaagagagagagactaaagagagaacag ATGAAGGTCCAGCAGGCGGCGCTAGAGCTGCAGTTGACTCCGGGTCTGGTGCTGATGAGATCAACACTGGACCGACTGCAGGAGAAAGACACGACCGGGATATTCACATCCCCCATCAGTCTGAAAGAG GTGCCGGATTACCTGGAGGTCGTGTCGTCACCGATGGACTTCAGCACCATGCGGGAGAGGGCGGAGTCACAGGCGTATGGGGGCGGGGCAGAGGGTGTAGCCAAGATGGAGGAGGACTTCAGCCTCATGGTCAACAACTGTCTACGGTACAACCACAG CCATACCCTGTTCCACCGCGCGGCTCTGCAGCTGAGGGAGGTGGGAGGAGCCATATTGCGCCAAGCCCACCGGCAGGCGGTTGCCATCGGCATCGACCCCGAGACAGGCATGCACCTGCCAGAAGCCCCgcccaccaacgcacacacacacacctgctgggaagagg TGGATGCCCTGCTCCAGCCTGGTAACCGCTCCCATCTGACCCCAGATCAGCAGCTGAGAGCTCTGTTGGAGCAGCTAGACGCTGTAGTTTCCATGAGGTCCAGTGGGGGGCGCACCAAACGCCTTCGGCTGCTGAGGAGGGAAGTCAACAGCCTGCGCCACCGCATcagcacacagcgcacacacacacacaccaccgacacacacaccagcacacacactgacacacacaccgacacactcactaacacacacgacACCGCAGCGCAAatcagaaaggaggaggagaaagagaaggagaaagaggagaagaggaggaaaggaaacaagaagaataagaagaaggaggaagagtatCCCTCCATCACGTCACACACACCAG ACTCAAAGGCTAAGACCCCACCCACTACCCCATCATgccccgcctcctctcctcttcctggcgACGCCCCTCCTTTAGCCCTACCCCTCGGCCCAGAGAGCACCGGGACTCGCACCCCTGGCCGCTCAAGAGGCAGGGGGAGGGGACGCAGGCCATTGGACAGCCGAGGGAGAGGGGTGGGCCTAACAGCAGAGGAGAGTCAATCAGAGCCGGAGGTGGGAGGACTGACCAACCTGTCACAG AAGGAGAAcggcctgcccccctccccctccccctcgcccccctcccccccggttGTCACGGTGATCGGGGTGGGTCGCCGCACCTCCGTGCTCTTCAAGAAGGCCAAGAATGGCGTGCGGGGCAAGAAGGTGGAGCCTGTTGTCAATGGGGGCGTGGCTGAGAAGAGTGACAGCCCACCAACCACTCCTCCACAGCCGGATCGGACTGAGCGTGCTCCCTCGGAACCCTCGTCAAAAACGGGACCGTCGTCCAAGAAGGAACCCTCGTCGAAAACGGGACCCTCATCCAAGAAGGAACCCTCGTCGAAAACGGGACCCTCATCCAAGATGGAACCCTCGTCGAAAACGGAACTCTCATCCAAGAAGGAACCCTCGTCGAAAACAAGACCCTCAGCCAAGAAGGAACCCTCGTCGAAAACGGAACCCTCATCCAAGAAGGAACCCTCATCGAAAACGGGACCCTCATCCAAGAAGGAACCCTCATCGAAAACGGGACCCTCATCCAAGAAGGAACCCTCGTCGAAAACGGAACTCTCATCCAAGAAGGAACCCTCATCGAAAACGGGACCCTCATCCAAGAAGGAACCCTCGTCGAAAACGGAACTCTCATCCAAGACGGAACCCTCGTCGAAAACGGAACCCTCATCCAAGACGGAACCCTCGTCGAAAACGGAACCTTCGTCCAATACGGCACCACCTGTGAAGACGGAACCACCTGTGAAGAAGGAACCAGCTGTCTCCGCCCCTAGCCCTGCCCCTAATCCCGCCCACAGTCtgtaccccacctcaccccaccacctGCGCTCACGAGGACCCAGCAACCTCTTCTTCTGCGACATCCtgaacatgcactcacacacacacaagcacacatacaacaaagacacacacaaacccaaacagacctcggacacgcacacacatgcctcgGAGAAACACACATCCAGTTCGGACACGCACACGGCCAactcagacaaacaaacagtatCAAAATCAGATAAACACACAGAAAAGTCAGATAAAAACACACCAGTGTCGGAAAAACACGCAGCCAAGTCAGAAAAACACCCAGTCAAATCGGAAAAACACCCAGCCAAATCGGAAAAACACACAGCAACATCAGAAAAACACACAGCAAAATCAGAAAAACACACAGCAACATCGGACAAACACACGGGAAAGTCGGACAAACACACGGGAACGTCGGACAAAATCACACCAGTGTCGGAAAAAGACACATCCAAATCGGAAAAACATACAGCAAAATtggaaaaacacacaccaacatcggACAAACACACGGGAACGTCGGACAAAAACAGGCCAGGGTCGGAAAAACACACAGGAACATCGGACACTCTCAAGACCCCCTCAGACAAACATGCACCTGCCAAACATAGTG GTTTGACCAATGGCTGTAAGAGGCACAGAGATGATTCACCTGACTCTGGCACCGACACACACCATGAAGaacacag ctgtcccCCTCCTAAGCGCAGCAAAGTAAGGCCTCAGGAGCCGATCGTCATCCCCAAAACTCCCACAGTCCAGCTGGAGAACGGAGACTCCGGCACAG GTGAGAGTCTCCAAGAGGGCcctgaggaggagtgggaggagctTGTTCCTCTTGACTTGGTCTGGGCCAAATGCAGAGGCTACCCCTCATACCCAGCTatg atggtggACCCCGAGATGCCTGTTGAGGGGGTGTATCATAACGGGGTGCCGATCCCCGTACCCCCCCGGGAGGTGCTGACACTTggcaggaggagacaggaggaggcagaggacaaACTCTTCCTAGTGCTTTTCTTCGATACCAAGAGGAcatg